A stretch of DNA from Methanolinea mesophila:
GAAGCGGGTGCGGGAACAGTACCAGGAGCACCTGGAAAAGCCGTTCTATCCCTCGCTCCAGCACTACATCACCAGCGGTCCCTGCTTCCTTATGGTATGGGAGGGCAGGAACGTAGTGAAAGTGGCCCGGGCGATCATCGGGGCTACCAACCCGGCCGAAGCGGCCGCGGGGACCATCCGGGGAGATCTGGCAATGGATATCGGACGGAACGTGGTGCACGGTTCCGACTCCCCGGAAAGCGCGAAGCGCGAGATCGGGATTCACTTCGCGGGGACCGAGCTGGTCGCCTACAAGCGGATCGACGAGCCGGTCCTTTACGAGTGATCGCGTCTGAAAACCGCTCCCCGGTTTTCATTTTTTTATTATTGTTTTTTTTGTTTGGATGTATTCTTGTCTATTGCCTCCGGCCCCAAAAAAACCAGGGTTTATCCTGCGAATCCTATTTCGAGACTTTCGTGCCTGGGGCAGCTGAAGTGCCGGGTGCGGAAGATTCCAGTAACGTACCGCCGCCGAAGGACGCCTTGGCGGCGATCTTAGGCCGTAAAGCGTGGAGAGTCACGACGGGTTAGTCAATACCACAGGTATCCGGTCGGGGTTCGCCACAGTGGCAGGGGCGACCGCCCCGGAAACGTTGTCGGAGAAAATCCGGTCCGCTCATATCCTGCTCTCCGAGCCATCACCCTGCACCACTTTTCGGGATGTACCCCCAAAAGACGTCCCGGCGGCGGCCCCGGAACTTGATCGGGAGACAGATAAACAGCATTCGATTCATTTCCACAGATATCCTGTGCGGAATGCCGCAGCAGCGGGACGGCACCCCTGGGAGCGTCGTCAGTATTCAACCTGCGTATGACCTCGACCCCGGCTTTTAGAGATCATGTGAGAAAACAAACGCCGGAACAGCCCACCAACAGTCTCATTAAAGGGAAAATCCATACTCTCCCCATGGCAGGGGACCTGGTCACCTTTACGCTGCTCGCGTTTTCTTCGGTGATCATAATCGTGAACCCGCTCGCGGCCACGCTCATTTTCGTCTCCCTGACCGCCGGGGCGGACAACCCGACCCGGATGAAAGTCGCAAAGGAGTCGTGTCGTTATGCCCTCATCCTCCTGCTCGTATTTGCCTTATTAGGCGGGATAATCCTGCAGCTCTTCGGGATCACCCTCGATGCATTCCGAATCGCCGGAGGTATCCTCCTCTTCGGGATCGGTATGGAGATGGTCTACGCAAAGATCTCGCGGACCAAGCTGACCGCCACCGAGAAATATGAGAGTACCGATGCGGAGGACATCTCGGTGATGCCGCTCGCCACCCCGATGATCGCCGGGCCCGGAGCGATCACCACCACCATAGTGCTGATGAACGAAGCGGTGGGAGATTACGTCCAGGCGATCGCTATCCTTGCAGCGGTGGTGGTTGCCATTCTCATCACGTACCTGATGATGATCCGGTCCGACGCGATCATGAAGAGAGTGGGGCAGCGTGAGTTCCGGGTGATCAACCGGATCATGGGTATGCTGCTCATCGCGATCGCGGTGCAGTTCGTGGTCACCGGGATCAAGGCGACGTTTCCCCTTCTGGCGGGAGGATAAGTGCTCATGCCGGTGCTCCACTCTGTCCAGATGTCCCCGGTGTGGGAAGATCCAAAAAAGGGGCTGGAAAAGGCGGAAATTTTCGTCGCGAAAGCCGCGACGAACAACGGGATGCTGGTAGCATTCCCCGAACAGTTCGCCACCGGGTGGGACCCCACCTCCCGGAAGAACCTCCAGGCCCGGGACGGTCAGATCGCAACAACACTCTCCCGGTTGGCGAAGGAATATGGCATCGCGGTACTGGGTTCGTTTCGCGAACGACACTCTCCTCTCCCCAGGAATACGGCGATGGTGTTCGATTCCGGAGGGGATGAGGTCGCGGCGTACTCGAAATGCCACCCTTTCTCGCCCGCCGGAGAGGAGTGCTGGTACGGGCCGGGCGACAATATCTCGGTTTTTACCCTGGGAGGCGTGACGTTCGGGATCGCGATCTGCTACGACCTGCGGTTCTCCGATATATTTGCAGCCTATTCGCGGGCGGGAGTCGATGCCGTCGTGGTCCCTTCCGCGTGGCCGGGTTCAAGGCTGGAGCATTGGGAACTGTTCATCCGGGCACGGGCGGTGGAGTTCCAGATGTACGTCGCTGGGGTGAATACCACCGGGGTCACCCCGGTCGACACCTACCTCGGAGGGACCATGACGGCAAACCCCTGGGGGAAGATTATCTCCAGGGCCGGTGAGGAAGAAACAATCGTCGCTTCGGAGATCGACCCCTCGCTGGTCCTGGAAGTACGTTCCCGGTTTCCCGTAGAGAGGGACCGCCGCCCGGAACTCTACCTGCGGCTCCATGAGAGAGAAAAAGGATAATCCAGACACGAATCGGGAGAGCCTGCACAAATTGAAGAGATACATGCCTTAATGTATGGGGATGGCGAATAAGTACACCATGTACCGCCTCGTGTGTGTGAAGTGCGGCGCCAGGTACCCTCCGGACGCGATCCTCTATAACTGCAGTGCGTGCGGCCATCTGCTCGCGGTAGAGTACGATCTCGACAAGGTATCGGTGGACAGGGCGGTATGGGATTCCCGCCCCCTCTCGGTATGGCGTTATCGTGAACTGCTCCCGGTGAACATCCCCCCGGTCACCCTCCAGGAAGGCGGCACCCCGCTCTACCACTTGAAAAGGATCGGGGAGGAGCTGGGTCTTCCCCACCTCTATGCCAAGCACGAGGGAATGAACCCCACCGGATCGTTCAAGGACCGGGGAATGACCGTAGGAGTGAGCATGGCCATCCAGCTTGGAAAGACCACCGTTGCCTGCGCAAGTACTGGGAATACCTCGGCAAGCCTGGCGGCTTACGCCGCACGGGCGGGGATCCCCGCGGTGGTGCTCCTCCCGGCGGGTAAGGTCGCCCTCGGAAAAGTGGCACAGGCCCTGATGCACGGGGCCCGGGTGATCTCGATCCGGGGTAACTTTGACCAGGCCCTGGAGATGGTTCACGAGCTCTGCCTGACCCATGGGCTCTACCTGCTCAACTCGGTGAACCCGTTCAGGCTCGAGGGCCAGAAGACCATAGGATTCGAAGCGATCGACCAGCTGGGCGCGGTGCCCGACAGGATCGTCCTCCCCGTGGGCAATGCCGGCAATATCTCGGCAGTGCATAAGGGATTAAAGGAGCTTCTGGCTCTCGGGCTTATCGACAGGCTGCCGATGATGACCGGGATCCAGGCGGCGGGTTCCGCCCCGATCTACAGGGCGATCTGCGAGGATCTCCCCGAGGTGGTCCCTGAGCTGCATCCCGAGACCGTGGCCACCGCGATCCGCATCGGCGCCCCGGTAAACGCCGAGAAGGCACTCACTGCCATCCGGGAGACCGGTGGCACCGCCGGTGTGGTGAGCGACGAGGAGATCCTCGCCATGCAGAAGGCACTTGCGAGGAGAGAAGGGATCGGGGTCGAGCCCGCGTCCGCAGCATCGGTCGCAGGAGTGAAGAAACTCCTGGAATGCGGCGCTATCGATCGGGACGAATATATTGTGTGCGTGGTGACCGGACACCTGCTGAAAGATCCGGAGACGGTGATACGACAGTGCGAACCCCCGCTGGAGATAAATGCAGACCTGCCATCATTGGTCTCTGCATTGCAGTCCTCCTCATCGTAATCCCGGTACAGGCGCAGGTCGCCACCTACACGGTGATCGGGAACGGGACCGCCTTCCAGGCGGAGATACAGCTCGAGGACGCGAACGGGTTCGAGTTCTACACCACAGGGATGCTCGGGGAACGGGTCCCGGTCACGGTCAGGGATATCCGACTTTCAGGACCGTGCAACCCCTGCAACTACACCTCCACCAGCACGTCCGCCATATCCTTTCCCAGAGGAAATTACACCCTCTCATACCGGGGGGACATCTCCGAGAGCCATATGACGGGCTCCTTTGCAACCCCCTATAAGGTCGAGGTGATCCTCCCACCGGGTCTCGACGTCCGGAACCCGCTGCTCGGCATGATCAGCCCGGGGGGCGAGGCGGTGAACGGGACCAATGGGACCGTCCTTGTGACGTGGGACGAGACCCGGACCTTCGAGATGAGGTTTTACGATCCCCAGAGGGAGGAACTCCTGTATTTTTTCCTCAATTTCTGGATCCTGATCGCCATCGTGCTGCTCCTCCCGTTTGCATTCACCTGGCGGAAAAGCAGAAATAAAGGGCCCTAACGGTGAGAAAGGATCTCGTCGAGCAGCTGGCCCATATCCTTTATTCTGTAGGGTTTCGGCATCACTCCCGAAAAGCCGTAAGAGCGGGGGTCGGCCATCACGGGGTTTCCGGAGTGTCCGCTGGAGACGATCGCCTTCACCGAAGGGTCGATCTTCTGCAGCTCCTGCAGAGCCTCCTCCCCGCCCATACCCCCGTTAATGGTAAGATCGATGATCACCGCATCGAACCTCTCGTCCCGGCAAAATGCCTCGGAGTACTGCCTGCATGCCGACTCCCCGTCTGCCGCCGTCTCGACCTGGTACCCGAGGTGGATGAGAATATCCCTGAGGATCTCCCGGATACCCGGTTCGTCATCCATCACCAGGATCCGGCCCTGGCAACGGGATTCGTCGTGCCCTTTCATGAAAATGCCCCCGGCCGCAGCACGCCTGGAAGTCGGTGCATTTTCCTGGCGTTTTTAACCATGAAAAAGAATCCGCGGATGTTCCTATGGTGCCTGTCAGGAGCGGCGGGAGCTATGTGGCCGCTCCTGTTCCCGGTTCAATAATTACTATGAATAGAAGATCCATGATAACGTTTCCGTCATGGTTCTTCCCGGAGGTACTGCCGTGGGTGAGGACGGAGTCCCGATGGCATGGAGGCGTCCTTCATTCATTCGCACCGACATCCGGGTAGCATCCCGCCCCCGCCCTCGTACTATGGAAACTGCAAACCTTACCGGGAGCGGGGATTGGCATCGTATTTGCCCATCGGATATCCGGACCCCTACAGAAGCATCCGGCGATTTGCAGCGGCCGGCAATAGATCCGCGGGGCTCATCCGAACGTTCATTATTTTCTGCCGTTTGCAGGAATTTTTGGCTTTTTTAACATCATTACCACGTGACGTTCTTGGGGGCTTCGCCCCCGCCACTGTGGCAGCCCCCGACGCGATATCTCCCGCATTACTTCCGTGGCTGCTATCCCCCGATAAGAAATTAATAAAAAAAGACCCCTGCATCCGACGGTTCAGGAATATCCTGTCGGGGCGCCGCAGCGGCGGGGCGCAGCCCCTGGAGCGTCATACGTGATGGATTTGTATTCTTCAACAACTCCGGATAAGCCCTTAAGAATATGAGCACATACGAATGAGATCGAGGATTTCAACAGAGGGGGATTTTTTTAATTCCTTTCCGGCAAGGAAAAAAGATATTCAGTCTTTCTTAATCTTCAGGTCGATGCCGTAACGTTCTGCGTTCCGGTCCGCGATTGCCTGGATCTTCCCGATCTCTTCATCGTTTCTTTTTGGTTTGAACAGGTGGCGGAACCGCTTCTGTTCTTTGAGATACTCTTCGACCGGTTTTCGGACCACTTTCTTCGCCCGGGTGACCTTCCCCTCTTCCATCTCATAGTTGACCCAGAGTCCGGTCTCGACCGCGAGCTTCCCGATGGCCATGGTCTTCTCCCCCTCAAAGCCCCACCCGGTGCAGCAGGGGGCATGGATCTGCACGTAACAGGGACCTTTCGTCTCCAGAGCTTTCTGGATCTTCTTTTTCACGTCCGCGGGATAAGCGATGGACGCAGTCGCCACGTACGGAGCCCCGTGGGCCGCGAGGATCGCCGGCAGGTCCTTTTTCTGCCGTTTGTTACCGAGGGAACATTTCCCCGCAGGACTCGTGGTGGTGCTCGCGTCGTACGGCGTGGCTCCGGACCGCTGGATCCCGGTGTTCATGTAGGCCTCGTTGTCATAGCAGATGTAGGTGATATCATGACCCCGCTCAAACGCCCCGCTGATGCAGAGGACCCCGATATCGAATGTCGCACCGTCGCCTCCCAGTGCGATCACCTTCTCCTTCCTCCCCTGCTTCTTTAACGATGCCTCGACCCCCGAAGCCACCGCGGAGTTGTTCTCGAAGAGCGAATGGATCCAGGGGACCTTCCACGCCGTTTCCGGATAAGGAGTGGAGAACACCTCCATGCACCCGGTGGACGAGCAGACGATAGTGTCCTTCCCTGCCGCATCGAGTATCAGCCGGGCGGCGAGCGCCGCACCGCAGCCCCCGCAGGCCCGGTGGCCGAACTCGAAGAGGTCACAACCCGAGCCCGCCATTACAGCACCTCCTTCCGGAGCCCGTAGAAGAGGTCTCCCTGGTTCTTCTCCGCCATATCTACAACCGCCGCGATATCTTTCTTTCTCACGTCCCTTCCGCCAAGGGCGATAATATAGTCCAGGACAGGTATCCCGGAACCGTACAGCGCATCCTTCACCTCGATGCCCATCGCTCCCTTGGCTCCGAGCGAGATGTTCTTGTCGAGCACCGCAACCCGGGAAACCCCGGAAAGAGCTTTTGCGATTTCGGGACCGGGGAACGGGCGGAAAGTCCTCACGTTCAGGAGACCGACCTTCCTTCCCGAACTCCGCATCTCATCGATGGCATCCTTGGCGGTGCCGCAGATGGACCCCATAGCCACCAGCGCAGTATCTGCATCGTCAAGCCGGTATCCTTCCACCGGTGCACTGTAATCCCTCCCGAAGAGGTCTGCGAATTCCTTTCCTGCTGCGGAGAACGCCTTCTTCGACCGTTGCATCGCCCGGTCGATCTCGTACCGGAACTCCATGTAATACTCCGGGGTTGCGTACATCCCGAAACTGATGGGGTCGTCCGCGTCCAGCCTCTGGTAGGGCGAGAACGCCGGCAGGAACGAGTCGACCTGCTCCTGGGTGAGCATTTCCACCGGTTCGTAAGTGTGGGAGAGGATGAACCCGTCCAGGCAGACGAATGCCGGGAGAAGGATATCGTGGTCCTCCGCCACCTTGTAGGCGATATAGTGGAGGTCCGTAGCCTCCTGGTTGTCCTGGGCGTAGTACTGAAGCCACCCGGAGTCCCGCAGGGATATCGAGTCCTGCTGGTCGTTCCATATGGAGAGTGGTGCCCCGAGTGAACGGTTCACGATGGTCATCACGATGGGCAGCCGCATCCCGGCAACGTTGTAGCAGACCTCGAACATCAGGGCGAGACCCTGGGAAGTGGTGGCCGAGTATACTCTCGATCCTGCGGCACTCGCACCGAGGCACGCGGAAAGTGCGGAAAACTCGCT
This window harbors:
- a CDS encoding nitrilase-related carbon-nitrogen hydrolase, translating into MPVLHSVQMSPVWEDPKKGLEKAEIFVAKAATNNGMLVAFPEQFATGWDPTSRKNLQARDGQIATTLSRLAKEYGIAVLGSFRERHSPLPRNTAMVFDSGGDEVAAYSKCHPFSPAGEECWYGPGDNISVFTLGGVTFGIAICYDLRFSDIFAAYSRAGVDAVVVPSAWPGSRLEHWELFIRARAVEFQMYVAGVNTTGVTPVDTYLGGTMTANPWGKIISRAGEEETIVASEIDPSLVLEVRSRFPVERDRRPELYLRLHEREKG
- the ndk gene encoding nucleoside-diphosphate kinase gives rise to the protein MDRTFVMVKPDGVARGLVGDIVSRFESKGLKLVAAKLEKLPEKRVREQYQEHLEKPFYPSLQHYITSGPCFLMVWEGRNVVKVARAIIGATNPAEAAAGTIRGDLAMDIGRNVVHGSDSPESAKREIGIHFAGTELVAYKRIDEPVLYE
- a CDS encoding MarC family protein, with the protein product MAGDLVTFTLLAFSSVIIIVNPLAATLIFVSLTAGADNPTRMKVAKESCRYALILLLVFALLGGIILQLFGITLDAFRIAGGILLFGIGMEMVYAKISRTKLTATEKYESTDAEDISVMPLATPMIAGPGAITTTIVLMNEAVGDYVQAIAILAAVVVAILITYLMMIRSDAIMKRVGQREFRVINRIMGMLLIAIAVQFVVTGIKATFPLLAGG
- a CDS encoding DUF5803 family protein, coding for MRTPAGDKCRPAIIGLCIAVLLIVIPVQAQVATYTVIGNGTAFQAEIQLEDANGFEFYTTGMLGERVPVTVRDIRLSGPCNPCNYTSTSTSAISFPRGNYTLSYRGDISESHMTGSFATPYKVEVILPPGLDVRNPLLGMISPGGEAVNGTNGTVLVTWDETRTFEMRFYDPQREELLYFFLNFWILIAIVLLLPFAFTWRKSRNKGP
- the porA gene encoding pyruvate ferredoxin oxidoreductase — translated: MMEIMEGSHAVAHAVKQCRPQVIAAYPITPQTHIVEALADMVADCHLDAEYVTVESEFSALSACLGASAAGSRVYSATTSQGLALMFEVCYNVAGMRLPIVMTIVNRSLGAPLSIWNDQQDSISLRDSGWLQYYAQDNQEATDLHYIAYKVAEDHDILLPAFVCLDGFILSHTYEPVEMLTQEQVDSFLPAFSPYQRLDADDPISFGMYATPEYYMEFRYEIDRAMQRSKKAFSAAGKEFADLFGRDYSAPVEGYRLDDADTALVAMGSICGTAKDAIDEMRSSGRKVGLLNVRTFRPFPGPEIAKALSGVSRVAVLDKNISLGAKGAMGIEVKDALYGSGIPVLDYIIALGGRDVRKKDIAAVVDMAEKNQGDLFYGLRKEVL
- a CDS encoding thiamine pyrophosphate-dependent enzyme; amino-acid sequence: MAGSGCDLFEFGHRACGGCGAALAARLILDAAGKDTIVCSSTGCMEVFSTPYPETAWKVPWIHSLFENNSAVASGVEASLKKQGRKEKVIALGGDGATFDIGVLCISGAFERGHDITYICYDNEAYMNTGIQRSGATPYDASTTTSPAGKCSLGNKRQKKDLPAILAAHGAPYVATASIAYPADVKKKIQKALETKGPCYVQIHAPCCTGWGFEGEKTMAIGKLAVETGLWVNYEMEEGKVTRAKKVVRKPVEEYLKEQKRFRHLFKPKRNDEEIGKIQAIADRNAERYGIDLKIKKD
- a CDS encoding response regulator; this encodes MKGHDESRCQGRILVMDDEPGIREILRDILIHLGYQVETAADGESACRQYSEAFCRDERFDAVIIDLTINGGMGGEEALQELQKIDPSVKAIVSSGHSGNPVMADPRSYGFSGVMPKPYRIKDMGQLLDEILSHR
- the thrC gene encoding threonine synthase, yielding MYRLVCVKCGARYPPDAILYNCSACGHLLAVEYDLDKVSVDRAVWDSRPLSVWRYRELLPVNIPPVTLQEGGTPLYHLKRIGEELGLPHLYAKHEGMNPTGSFKDRGMTVGVSMAIQLGKTTVACASTGNTSASLAAYAARAGIPAVVLLPAGKVALGKVAQALMHGARVISIRGNFDQALEMVHELCLTHGLYLLNSVNPFRLEGQKTIGFEAIDQLGAVPDRIVLPVGNAGNISAVHKGLKELLALGLIDRLPMMTGIQAAGSAPIYRAICEDLPEVVPELHPETVATAIRIGAPVNAEKALTAIRETGGTAGVVSDEEILAMQKALARREGIGVEPASAASVAGVKKLLECGAIDRDEYIVCVVTGHLLKDPETVIRQCEPPLEINADLPSLVSALQSSSS